From Anopheles arabiensis isolate DONGOLA chromosome 3, AaraD3, whole genome shotgun sequence, a single genomic window includes:
- the LOC120903976 gene encoding venom serine protease-like isoform X2, translating to MYTPLFARRHRIHRSIATAPQHRFGQRWGRHSTRYHLAMCGSNVLIAWLVALVALAVSPAVGQFTGCDRQKTLAAGEVFYVESPSFPNYYARGTNCRWQLAAPAGNTIYVNCYDMYLAASTGCTADRVEISLQNDPTLAYATKYCGQRTFTLQSTGNRAVFALRTTTTTSGGRFRCQVVAQAPKCSCGLRRTSKIVNGVPTLVNEFPMMAGLVDSSSRSVFCGATIISDYHSITAAHCMRGRSLSASGLLVGDHNLSVGTDTSYSVLMRLASITNHPQYVVSPSRNDIALVRTADRIAFNAAVGPACLPFRYSTSNFAGSIVEATGWGTMDFGAPTSNVLRKVSLNVISEQSCQSSMPNILASHICTYTPGKDTCQYDSGGPLLFTTGGRVYLVGVVNYGVSCASSKPSVSSRITSYLSWIQSVTPGVTYCTP from the exons ATGTACACCCCATTGTTTGCCCGCCGTCATCGCATACACAGATCGATCGCAACAG CCCCCCAACACAGGTTCGGGCAACGATGGGGACGGCACAGTACGCGCTATCATTTGGCAATGTGCGGAAGCAACGTTCTTATCGCGTGGCTGGTCGCGCTGGTCGCGCTGGCAGTTTCGCCCGCGGTAGGCCAATTCACCGGCTGCGATCGGCAGAAGACACTTGCTGCCGGTGAGGTGTTCTACGTGGAATCGCCGAGCTTTCCCAACTACTATGCGCGCGGTACCAACTGCCGCTGGCAGCTGGCGGCACCGGCCGGCAACACGATCTACGTGAACTGCTACGACATGTATCTGGCTGCG TCAACCGGATGTACCGCGGATCGTGTGGAGATATCGCTGCAGAATGATCCTACGCTCGCGTACGCCACCAAGTACTGCGGACAGCGTACCTTTACGCTACAATCTACCGGCAATCGGGCGGTGTTTGCTTTGCGTACGACCACGACCACATCTGGAGGACGGTTCCGGTGCCAGGTGGTAGCGCAGGCTCCCAAATGTAGTTGCGGATTGCGCCGTACGTCTAAAATTGTGAACGGTGTACCGACGCTTGTGAACGAGTTTCCCATGATGGCCGGACTGGTCGATTCCTCCTCACGGAGCGTCTTTTGCGGTGCTACAATTA TTTCCGACTATCACTCGATAACGGCCGCCCATTGCATGCGGGGACGCAGTCTATCCGCTTCCGGGCTGCTGGTCGGTGATCACAACCTAAGCGTCGGTACGGACACGAGCTACTCGGTGCTGATGCGCCTCGCCTCCATCACGAACCATCCACAGTACGTCGTCAGCCCGTCGCGCAACGATATCGCGCTCGTGCGTACGGCCGACCGGATCGCTTTCAATGCCGCCGTCGGACCGGCCTGTCTGCCGTTCCGCTACTCCACCTCCAACTTCGCCGGCTCGATCGTGGAAGCGACCGGCTGGGGTACGATGGACTTTGGTGCACCGACCTCGAACGTGCTGCGCAAGGTGTCGCTCAATGTGATCTCGGAACAGTCCTGCCAGTCATCGATGCCCAACATTCTCGCCTCGCACATCTGCACGTACACGCCAGGGAAGGATACGTGCCAGTACGATTCCGGCGGTCCGCTGTTGTTCACCACCGGTGGACGCGTCTATCTGGTCGGCGTCGTCAACTACGGTGTATCGTGCGCTTCCAGCAAACCGTCCGTCAGCAGCCGCATCACTTCCTATCTGTCGTGGATTCAAAGCGTTACACCGGGCGTTACCTACTGCACACCGTAA
- the LOC120903976 gene encoding venom serine protease-like isoform X1: MYTPLFARRHRIHRSIATGKRAPQHRFGQRWGRHSTRYHLAMCGSNVLIAWLVALVALAVSPAVGQFTGCDRQKTLAAGEVFYVESPSFPNYYARGTNCRWQLAAPAGNTIYVNCYDMYLAASTGCTADRVEISLQNDPTLAYATKYCGQRTFTLQSTGNRAVFALRTTTTTSGGRFRCQVVAQAPKCSCGLRRTSKIVNGVPTLVNEFPMMAGLVDSSSRSVFCGATIISDYHSITAAHCMRGRSLSASGLLVGDHNLSVGTDTSYSVLMRLASITNHPQYVVSPSRNDIALVRTADRIAFNAAVGPACLPFRYSTSNFAGSIVEATGWGTMDFGAPTSNVLRKVSLNVISEQSCQSSMPNILASHICTYTPGKDTCQYDSGGPLLFTTGGRVYLVGVVNYGVSCASSKPSVSSRITSYLSWIQSVTPGVTYCTP, encoded by the exons ATGTACACCCCATTGTTTGCCCGCCGTCATCGCATACACAGATCGATCGCAACAGGTAAGCGAG CCCCCCAACACAGGTTCGGGCAACGATGGGGACGGCACAGTACGCGCTATCATTTGGCAATGTGCGGAAGCAACGTTCTTATCGCGTGGCTGGTCGCGCTGGTCGCGCTGGCAGTTTCGCCCGCGGTAGGCCAATTCACCGGCTGCGATCGGCAGAAGACACTTGCTGCCGGTGAGGTGTTCTACGTGGAATCGCCGAGCTTTCCCAACTACTATGCGCGCGGTACCAACTGCCGCTGGCAGCTGGCGGCACCGGCCGGCAACACGATCTACGTGAACTGCTACGACATGTATCTGGCTGCG TCAACCGGATGTACCGCGGATCGTGTGGAGATATCGCTGCAGAATGATCCTACGCTCGCGTACGCCACCAAGTACTGCGGACAGCGTACCTTTACGCTACAATCTACCGGCAATCGGGCGGTGTTTGCTTTGCGTACGACCACGACCACATCTGGAGGACGGTTCCGGTGCCAGGTGGTAGCGCAGGCTCCCAAATGTAGTTGCGGATTGCGCCGTACGTCTAAAATTGTGAACGGTGTACCGACGCTTGTGAACGAGTTTCCCATGATGGCCGGACTGGTCGATTCCTCCTCACGGAGCGTCTTTTGCGGTGCTACAATTA TTTCCGACTATCACTCGATAACGGCCGCCCATTGCATGCGGGGACGCAGTCTATCCGCTTCCGGGCTGCTGGTCGGTGATCACAACCTAAGCGTCGGTACGGACACGAGCTACTCGGTGCTGATGCGCCTCGCCTCCATCACGAACCATCCACAGTACGTCGTCAGCCCGTCGCGCAACGATATCGCGCTCGTGCGTACGGCCGACCGGATCGCTTTCAATGCCGCCGTCGGACCGGCCTGTCTGCCGTTCCGCTACTCCACCTCCAACTTCGCCGGCTCGATCGTGGAAGCGACCGGCTGGGGTACGATGGACTTTGGTGCACCGACCTCGAACGTGCTGCGCAAGGTGTCGCTCAATGTGATCTCGGAACAGTCCTGCCAGTCATCGATGCCCAACATTCTCGCCTCGCACATCTGCACGTACACGCCAGGGAAGGATACGTGCCAGTACGATTCCGGCGGTCCGCTGTTGTTCACCACCGGTGGACGCGTCTATCTGGTCGGCGTCGTCAACTACGGTGTATCGTGCGCTTCCAGCAAACCGTCCGTCAGCAGCCGCATCACTTCCTATCTGTCGTGGATTCAAAGCGTTACACCGGGCGTTACCTACTGCACACCGTAA
- the LOC120903977 gene encoding venom serine protease-like, translated as MLKFVWNDSGAILVLLVILMSNVVTGQYGSCDLTYNYTSGQTSYIESPNFSNYYIPGTKCRYTINAPVGHTLYAQCYDMYLPSSTGCYYDKLAISRFGDPNLSDAIVRCGTTTFNVESQYNKLVVALLGSTSTSGGRFRCQITALKLACDCGRHKTPTIVNGFPTLTNEYPMMAGLVDNSLAKVFCGSTIVTDRHVLTAAHCLLDRTVTGTSVLVGDQDISTGSDTPYSSLYRISTFTQHPSYNPTSKTNDIALVQTFNTIVFNPGVGRVCLPFFFSTSSFENVRLSALGWGAIDFGAPSSNELLQTTLTVVSSTSCGTQLSRTILASQMCTFAAGNDTCQNDSGGPLYYTDPNSQLVYSIGVVGFGVACASSFPSVNTRVTSYLDWISSTTGYTFCEK; from the exons atgctCAAGTTCGTTTGGAATGACAGTGGAGCGATCTTGGTGCTGTTGGTGATACTGATGTCCAATGTGGTGACCGGTCAGTACGGTTCGTGTGATCTGACGTACAATTACACCAGTGGTCAGACGAGCTATATAGAGTCGCCCAACTTTTCCAACTACTATATACCGGGCACCAAGTGTCGGTACACAATAAACGCCCCGGTGGGCCATACGTTGTACGCGCAGTGCTACGATATGTATCTGCCGTCGAGTACGGGCTGTTACTACGACAAGCTGGCCATCTCGCGGTTCGGCGATCCCAATCTGAGCGATGCGATTGTACGCTGCGGAACGACCACATTCAACGTGGAAAGCCAGTACAACAAGCTGGTGGTGGCTTTGCTGGGGAGCACGAGTACGTCCGGGGGAAGGTTCCGTTGTCAGATTACGGCGCTCAAGCTTGCCTGCGACTGTGGACGTCACAAAACG CCCACGATCGTCAACGGATTTCCCACGTTGACAAACGAGTACCCGATGATGGCAGGATTAGTGGACAACAGTTTGGCGAAGGTGTTCTGTGGATCCACAATCG TTACCGATCGTCATGTGCTTACTGCTGCTCACTGTCTGCTGGATAGAACAGTTACCGGTACAAGCGTTCTCGTCGGCGATCAGGACATAAGCACCGGCTCCGACACCCCCTATTCGTCGCTTTACCGCATCTCCACCTTCACACAGCATCCGAGCTATAATCCTACTTCTAAAACGAACGATATCGCACTGGTGCAAACGTTCAACACGATCGTCTTTAATCCGGGCGTCGGCCGGGTGTGTCTTCCGTTTTTCTTCAGCACGTCCAGTTTCGAAAATGTTCGGCTCAGTGCGCTTGGTTGGGGCGCGATCGACTTCGGTGCTCCATCGTCGAATGAGCTGCTGCAGACAACGCTGACTGTGGTGTCATCCACCAGCTGTGGCACACAGCTCTCCCGCACGATCCTTGCGTCGCAGATGTGTACGTTCGCTGCCGGTAACGATACTTGCCAGAATGATTCGGGCGGTCCACTGTACTATACCGATCCGAACAGCCAACTGGTCTACAGTATCGGTGTGGTAGGGTTCGGTGTGGCCTGCGCATCGAGCTTCCCGAGTGTGAACACGAGAGTTACCTCGTATCTGGATTGGATCAGTAGTACCACAGGGTATACGTTCTGTGAGAAGTAA
- the LOC120903978 gene encoding venom serine protease-like, translating to MLKFVWNVGGVILLLVMLMIEIVTAQYGSCDRQYNYTSGQTSFIESPNFSNYYTPGTKCRYTINAPVGHTLYAQCYDMYLPSSTGCYYDKLAISRFGDPNLSDAIVRCGTTTFNVESQYNKLVVALLGSTSTSGGRFRCQITALKLACDCGRHRTPTIVNGFPTLTNEYPMMAGLWDNSVSRVFCGSTIVTNRHVLTAAHCLLDRTAAGTRVLVGEQNTNITNETPYTLRMLVSTFIKHPSYNPTSKANDIALVQTFDTIVFNPGVGRVCLPFRFGTSSFENARLSALGWGAIDFGAPSSKELLQTTLAVVSSTSCGTKLSRTILASQMCTFAAGNDTCQNDSGGPLYYTDPNSQLVYSIGVVGFGVACASSFPSVNTRVTSYLDWISSTTGYTFCEK from the exons ATGCTGAAGTTCGTTTGGAATGTTGGTGGAGTGATCCTATTGCTGGTGATGCTGATGATTGAAATTGTGACAGCTCAGTATGGTTCGTGTGATCGGCAATACAACTACACCAGTGGTCAGACGAGCTTTATCGAGTCACCCAACTTTTCCAATTACTATACACCGGGCACCAAGTGTCGGTACACAATAAATGCCCCGGTGGGCCATACGTTGTACGCGCAGTGCTACGATATGTATCTGCCGTCGAGTACGGGCTGTTACTACGACAAGCTGGCCATCTCGCGGTTCGGCGATCCCAATCTGAGCGATGCGATTGTACGCTGCGGAACGACCACATTCAACGTGGAAAGCCAGTACAACAAGCTGGTGGTGGCTTTGCTGGGCAGCACGAGTACGTCCGGGGGAAGGTTCCGTTGTCAGATTACGGCGCTCAAGCTTGCCTGCGACTGTGGACGTCACAGAACG CCCACGATCGTCAACGGATTTCCCACGTTGACAAACGAGTACCCGATGATGGCAGGATTGTGGGATAACAGTGTGTCAAGGGTGTTCTGTGGATCCACAATCG TTACCAATCGTCATGTGCTTACTGCCGCTCACTGTCTGCTCGATAGAACTGCAGCAGGCACACGCGTTCTGGTTGGCGAACAGAACACAAATATTACCAACGAAACCCCCTACACATTGCGCATGCTTGTGTCCACCTTCATAAAACATCCCAGCTACAATCCAACATCCAAAGCGAACGACATCGCACTGGTGCAAACGTTTGACACGATCGTCTTTAATCCGGGCGTTGGTCGGGTGTGTCTCCCGTTCCGATTCGGTACGTCTAGCTTCGAGAATGCACGGCTCAGTGCGCTTGGTTGGGGCGCGATCGACTTCGGTGCTCCATCGTCGAAAGAACTGCTGCAGACAACGCTGGCCGTGGTGTCGTCCACCAGCTGCGGCACGAAGCTCTCCCGCACGATCCTTGCGTCGCAGATGTGTACGTTCGCTGCCGGTAATGATACCTGCCAGAATGATTCGGGTGGTCCACTGTACTATACCGATCCGAACAGCCAACTGGTCTACAGTATCGGTGTGGTAGGGTTCGGTGTGGCCTGCGCGTCGAGCTTCCCGAGTGTGAACACGAGAGTTACGTCGTATCTGGATTGGATCAGCAGTACCACAGGGTATACGTTCTGTGAGAAGTAG